The proteins below come from a single Myxocyprinus asiaticus isolate MX2 ecotype Aquarium Trade chromosome 28, UBuf_Myxa_2, whole genome shotgun sequence genomic window:
- the LOC127419118 gene encoding microtubule-associated protein RP/EB family member 1-like, with protein sequence MAVNVYSTSVTSDNLSRHDMLAWINESLQMNFTKIELLCSGAAYCQFMDMLFPGCIPLKKVKFGAKLEHEYIHNFKILQAAFKRMGVDKIIPVDKLVKGKFQDNFEFVQWFKKFFDANYDGKDYDPVEARQGQDTMPAPTPSMPALSKPKKIINAAPQRAAVAKVTPKMAPSSARRPGAGGDEERAELIQELNILKSTIQDMEKERDFYFGKLRNIELICQEKEGEGDPTLQRIVDILYATDEGFVIPDAESEDQEEF encoded by the exons ATGGCTGTGAACGTATATTCCACCTCAGTGACCAGCGACAATCTGAGTCGACATGATATGCTTGCATGGATCAATGAGTCTTTACAGATGAACTTCACTAAGATTGAGCTTTTATGTTCAG gTGCAGCATACTGCCAGTTCATGGACATGCTCTTCCCTGGCTGCatacctttgaagaaagttaAATTTGGTGCAAAATTAGAGCATGAATACATTCACAATTTTAAGATATTGCAAGCTGCTTTCAAGAGAATGGGAGTTGATAAA ATAATCCCGGTTGACAAATTAGTGAAGGGCAAATTTCAAGACAACTTTGAATTTGTTCAGTGGTTTAAGAAATTCTTTGACGCCAACTACGATGGGAAAGATTATGATCCAGTTGAGGCACGACAGGGCCAGGACACCATGCCTGCACCCACCCCGTCCATGCCTGCCCTCAGCAAGCCTAAGAAGATAATAAATGCAG CACCCCAGAGAGCAGCTGTTGCCAAGGTAACACCCAAGATGGCACCTAGCTCTGCACGAAGACCTGGTGCGGGTGGTGATGAGGAAAGAGCGGAGCTTATTCAGGAG TTAAACATCTTAAAGTCTACGATCCAGGACATGGAGAAAGAGCGGGATTTTTATTTTGGCAAACTGAGGAACATTGAGCTGATCTGTCAGGAGAAGGAGGGTGAGGGAGACCCCACCCTGCAGAGGATTGTGGATATTCTCTATGCCACTGAT GAGGGGTTTGTCATACCAGACGCTGAGTCAGAAGACCAGGAGGAGTTCTAA